A DNA window from Hemibagrus wyckioides isolate EC202008001 linkage group LG11, SWU_Hwy_1.0, whole genome shotgun sequence contains the following coding sequences:
- the LOC131362133 gene encoding urocortin-3-like: MTMRTTLLGFYLLLLLLLPYTSLGQRQSYNAVTDENEEERSKMFVDVLSRFGIESAQFSPKQRLEPRGVRTMRPVSSNPKRAMQGSRFALSLDVPTTILSVLIDMAKEHDMRAKAAANAELMARIGKRK, translated from the coding sequence ATGACCATGCGTACAACATTGCTAGGCTTCTATCTGTTGCTCCTGCTCCTTCTGCCCTACACGTCTCTCGGTCAAAGACAGAGCTACAATGCAGTAACAGatgagaatgaggaggagcgcAGTAAGATGTTTGTTGATGTCCTGAGTCGCTTTGGAATCGAAAGTGCCCAATTCTCTCCAAAACAGCGCCTTGAACCACGGGGAGTGCGTACCATGCGTCCAGTATCATCGAACCCTAAACGAGCAATGCAAGGTTCGCGTTTTGCACTCTCTCTTGATGTACCCACCACCATTTTGAGTGTCCTGATAGACATGGCCAAAGAGCATGACATGCGGGCCAAGGCTGCAGCCAATGCCGAGCTCATGGCACGCATTGGTAAAAGGAAATAG
- the cidec gene encoding cell death activator CIDE-3 isoform X1, whose translation MDYAKKSLNLFSPSLSNISNRCAAASASVLPSFNPRPRPFRVTNSDRSVKKGIMADGLRDLLNKTMDAFSVSCIAGLVLDEDGTGVDTEDFFQTLKDSTVLMVLEKGQKWMPQQSSQLGGQAAERRTQHRKDLAKLTLDFYKNHPKEFIGCLNVQMTLYGMYSLSYDLQCYHAKRMVREALRWTLFSMQATGHVLLGTSYYMQHLIDEDEKAEAQLTASRNPNTLLQAIQWKKSGSDHIN comes from the exons ATGGATTATGCCAAGAAGTCTCTCAATCTGTTCTCACCTTCGCTCTCCAA tatATCTAACAGATGTGCAGCAGCCAGTGCATCTGTCCTGCCCAGTTTTAACCCGCGCCCCAGACCGTTCCGGGTCACCAATTCAGACCGATCTGTAAAAAAAGGCATTATGGCAGATGGACTGAGAGACTTACTGAACAAG ACGATGGATGCATTCAGTGTGTCCTGCATAGCCGGCCTGGTGCTGGATGAGGATGGGACAGGAGTGGACACAGAGGACTTCTTCCAGACTCTCAAGGACAGCACTGTGCTAATGGTCTTGGAGAAAGGACAAAAGTGGATGCCTCAACAG AGCAGTCAATTAGGAGGTCAAGCTGCAGAGCGCAGGACACAGCATAGGAAGGACCTGGCCAAACTGACTCTTGACTTTTACAAAAACCATCCAAAGGAATTCATCGGCTGCCTGAACGTACAGATGACTCTCTATGGGATGTACTCATTGTCATATGACCTACAGTGTTACCATGCCAAGAGAATGGTGAG GGAGGCTCTAAGATGGACTCTGTTCAGCATGCAGGCCACTGGCCATGTTTTACTGGGTACTTCATACTATATGCAACATCTTATTGATGAAGACGAGAAAGCTGAGGCACAACTTACTGCTTCCAGAAACCCAAACACACTCTTGCAGGCCATACAGTGGAAGAAATCAGGATCTGACCACATAAACTAG
- the cidec gene encoding cell death activator CIDE-3 isoform X2, whose translation MDYAKKSLNLFSPSLSNISNRCAAASASVLPSFNPRPRPFRVTNSDRSVKKGIMADGLRDLLNKTMDAFSVSCIAGLVLDEDGTGVDTEDFFQTLKDSTVLMVLEKGQKWMPQQSSQLGGQAAERRTQHRKDLAKLTLDFYKNHPKEFIGCLNVQMTLYGMYSLSYDLQCYHAKRMGGSKMDSVQHAGHWPCFTGYFILYATSY comes from the exons ATGGATTATGCCAAGAAGTCTCTCAATCTGTTCTCACCTTCGCTCTCCAA tatATCTAACAGATGTGCAGCAGCCAGTGCATCTGTCCTGCCCAGTTTTAACCCGCGCCCCAGACCGTTCCGGGTCACCAATTCAGACCGATCTGTAAAAAAAGGCATTATGGCAGATGGACTGAGAGACTTACTGAACAAG ACGATGGATGCATTCAGTGTGTCCTGCATAGCCGGCCTGGTGCTGGATGAGGATGGGACAGGAGTGGACACAGAGGACTTCTTCCAGACTCTCAAGGACAGCACTGTGCTAATGGTCTTGGAGAAAGGACAAAAGTGGATGCCTCAACAG AGCAGTCAATTAGGAGGTCAAGCTGCAGAGCGCAGGACACAGCATAGGAAGGACCTGGCCAAACTGACTCTTGACTTTTACAAAAACCATCCAAAGGAATTCATCGGCTGCCTGAACGTACAGATGACTCTCTATGGGATGTACTCATTGTCATATGACCTACAGTGTTACCATGCCAAGAGAATG GGAGGCTCTAAGATGGACTCTGTTCAGCATGCAGGCCACTGGCCATGTTTTACTGGGTACTTCATACTATATGCAACATCTTATTGA